Genomic DNA from Fimbriimonas ginsengisoli Gsoil 348:
TTATCTCGACTGGGACGAGCTCGCCTTTCTTAACCGAAAAGGGTTCTTCACCGAACAGGATCCGCGCTGGCGGGAGGTGTTCCGGCTCCTGAAAGATTGGCGGCGATTCATGCCGAAAGACCTCGGATCGACCGATTTCACCCGCGATTTCATCCAGGAGAAAGGCGCGATGTTCTGGAGCAGCAGCCTATCGGTCCAGCGGCTGCTTCGCGATCCGCGCCGCACATTCGATTGGGGGATGTTCTACCTGCCGCCGATCACCAAGGCGACCAGCAAGTATGGAGGCGGCTACCCGCAGTGCATCATCGGCGAAGCCGCGACCCAGTTCACGGTGACGAACTCCGCGATCACCGATACCGGCAAGGCGGAGACCTCTACCAAACTGAAGCGTTGCGTCGAGTTTCTCGAATTCGCCACCGTCCCCCGGAACTGCGACAAGATCGTCAACGAGATCACCGCCCTGATGCCGAACGTTCTCGGGGTGCCTACGAAGAAGGCGCTCGACCCGTTCGTCCAGAACCTGCTCCACCACCCATACACGACCACCAAGTGGGTCTACACCTTCGACCTCCGCTTTTCGGAAGTGATGAATCGGATGCTGCTCCTCTATCTGATGGACGGCGTCTCGGACGAGGAATTCATGGATTGGATGGTGAAGAACGTCCGCACCTCCTGCGACACGATCGTCCGCCGCAAACACCTCGACCTCGCCCCGTTCGAAAAAGCTTGGGCCGCGGCCGCACCCTTAAGAAAAGGAATGGTCGACTTGCCGAGGGACGCGCAATGACCCCCTCCTGTAGCGTCGGCGCCCCCGCCGATGATTCCGGCAGCTCAGGGGTTTCCGGAGGTCGGATTGAGGCGTAACCTATCGCTCTACGGCATCATTCTGCCGAGCTTTGTGCTGCTCGCGGTCTTCGCCCTGGTGCCGTTCGGGTGGGCGTTTTGGACTTCTTTGTTCGATTACGAAGTTGGCGGCGATTCGCGCTTCGTCGGCCTCGCCAACTACACCGAATATCTGAGCGATCCGACGTTTCTGCCGAGTTTTCTCAACATGGCGTTGCTCACGATGTTCGGCGTAGCGACCGTGCTCGTGTTCCCGCTCCTTGTCGCCAGGCTTATCTATGGGCTTTCGTCGGAGCGGGCGAAATACATCTACCGGCTCCTCTTTCTAGTCCCGATTGTGGTTCCGGGGATCGCGAGCACCCTGATGTGGCGCGGAATCGTCTATGCCGACCACGGGTTTATCAACGAGACGTTGCGCGCGATCGGCCTCGGCGGCCTCGCTCGCGGGTGGCTCTCGGACCCGAGCAGCGCGCTCGCTGCGGTCGCGTTCATTGGGTTTCCGTTTGCCGCGGGGATTAACGTTCTGATCTACTACGCGGGCCTCACCGCCATCCCGGAGAGCGTCAACGACGCAGCCGAGCTCGACGGGTCGCGCGGGATCGGTAAGTTCTTCCGAATCGAAGTGCCGCTCTTGATGAGTCAGGTGAAGCTGCTGGTCATCCTCACCGTCATCGGTTCCGTACAAGGATTCGAGGGAATGCTGGCCTTAACCAAAGGCGGTCCCGGTTTCAAGACCATGCTTCCCGGCCTCTGGATGTATTACAACGCGTTTAGCTTCCAGCGGATGGGCTACGCATGCGCGATCGGCGTGGTGCTCTTCGCGCTCATCTTCGTGCTAACGCTGCTCAACATGAAGTACGTCCGGAGTGCGGAAGAGATCACGGAGGCGCGAGCATGAGGCGCCGGCGACGCCTCTCCGATCTCCTTTCGCACGCGGTGCTGCTGGTGCTCTTGGGCATCACGTTGCTGCCGTTCGTGTTGCTGCTGATCAACTCGTTTCGTACAAATTTCGAGCTCGATCATGCTTTCTTCGGCATACCGGATGCGCTTGGAAAGCGGAATTGGACCGCCCTGTTCCAGAGCTACCGCGACGCTTGGCAGGTGCTTCGTCCGTACACGTTGAACACGATCTTCGTGGCTGCGGTGACCGCGCTTGGGGTCACGGTCCTCGGGAGCTCTACCGCCTACGTCTTCTCCCGTTACCGCTTTCCTGGACACCGGGCGCTCTTCTTTGTGATCCTCAGCTTCATGATGATTCCCGGCATCCTGACGCTGGTTCCCAGCTTCTTGCTGGTTAAGCGGCTGGGCATGCTGAACTCGTACTGGGTTCTCATCCTCCCGTACATCGCCGGTGGGCAGGTCTTCGCGATCTTTCTCTTCAAGAGCTTCTTCGACGGTCTCCCCGGCGAGCTTTTCGAGTCGGCTCGTATCGATGGCGCGGGCCACCTCCGCCAGTACACGAACCTGGTCCTGCCCCTCTCGAAGCAGGTGTTCGCGGTAGTGCTGGTCACGAACGTGCTCGGCACCTGGAACAACTTCCTTTGGCCGTTCATCACGAACTCCGACGCGAAATACCACACGGTCTCTTCCGGACTGTTTCTGATGAGCTCCAGCACGCTCGCCACGAACTACTCGAACATGTTCGCCGCCTACCTCTTGTCGGCGATCCCGATGCTGATCCTCTTCCTGTACGCCACCAAGCCGTTTATGGCCGGCCTAACTAGCGGCGCGTTCAAAGCCTAGAGCTCCGGATCGTCGGCGAGGGCGCCGACGCTACGTGGGGCGCTCCCAACCGTTCCGCAAAGAAACGCCCCTCCCAAGATGCTAAAGTCAAATCTGCGGATGGCAACGACGCTTCCTCCTGAGACCGGGCCGATAGAGGCCGAAGCGCAACGCCCCATGGGAGCCATTCGCCTTCGCGCCGTCTTGGCCGGTTTCCTGCTCTGCTTCCCGGTCGTCTATGCCGTGGCCGGACAGTCGATCTCGTCGATTTTCTCGATGATGACGCCGCCGATCTCGGCCCTTTTGGCACTGGTGATCGTCAATTGGCCGCTGCGCCGATTCGCTCCGAAGCTCGCTTTCAATCAGTCGGACCTGATCGTCGTTTTCTCCATCCTCAGCGTGGCGGCGGCAATCGGGGGAGAGTGGAGCGGCTACCAGTTCGCGGGGGTGTACTCCTATCCGTTCAAAGCCCAGACCGACCCGCTCTACCGGGACCACTTCCTAAAGCTCCCGGAATGGTTCACGATCCGAGACCTCGACAAGGTCAAGGACATGCAAAGCGGCGGGAAGGACATGCTGTACGCCTTCCACAAGCTGCCGATCTTCCTTCCCATCTACATCTCGATGGGATTGGTGGTCGTCTCGCTCTGCTTCGCGATGATCTGCATCAACTCCATCATGCGCGGCGCCTGGTGCGAGCGAGAGCGGCTCACGTTTCCCCTCATCCAGCTCCCCGTCGCGATGGCGGAGGACGGCGGCGGGGGCGGCATGTGGAAAAGCAAGCAC
This window encodes:
- a CDS encoding carbohydrate ABC transporter permease — its product is MRRRRRLSDLLSHAVLLVLLGITLLPFVLLLINSFRTNFELDHAFFGIPDALGKRNWTALFQSYRDAWQVLRPYTLNTIFVAAVTALGVTVLGSSTAYVFSRYRFPGHRALFFVILSFMMIPGILTLVPSFLLVKRLGMLNSYWVLILPYIAGGQVFAIFLFKSFFDGLPGELFESARIDGAGHLRQYTNLVLPLSKQVFAVVLVTNVLGTWNNFLWPFITNSDAKYHTVSSGLFLMSSSTLATNYSNMFAAYLLSAIPMLILFLYATKPFMAGLTSGAFKA
- a CDS encoding ABC transporter substrate-binding protein, which gives rise to MIQVRHVLLLSVLVLGAWALRAPSVESKEERGGAEAGVSHATGNRPYVVRIVPDFYMPGKRFNPGDPPLRAFRDVADEFEKLHPDTRIEIVDAPVGQREWLVTQLAAGQAPEILNVNVEDVWQDVQKGWYIPLDSFLEAPNPYVKPGEPGSKQWWDLFRYQDISRSKAAPDGKMYCITLDMIETGIFYNKTLFAKLGLRPPKDWEEFMRIHETIQKAGVTPMLVDVGSLADWGVDLTFDQLYRDIRPTLDLKKDPKRDMFYKGYLDWDELAFLNRKGFFTEQDPRWREVFRLLKDWRRFMPKDLGSTDFTRDFIQEKGAMFWSSSLSVQRLLRDPRRTFDWGMFYLPPITKATSKYGGGYPQCIIGEAATQFTVTNSAITDTGKAETSTKLKRCVEFLEFATVPRNCDKIVNEITALMPNVLGVPTKKALDPFVQNLLHHPYTTTKWVYTFDLRFSEVMNRMLLLYLMDGVSDEEFMDWMVKNVRTSCDTIVRRKHLDLAPFEKAWAAAAPLRKGMVDLPRDAQ
- a CDS encoding carbohydrate ABC transporter permease — encoded protein: MIPAAQGFPEVGLRRNLSLYGIILPSFVLLAVFALVPFGWAFWTSLFDYEVGGDSRFVGLANYTEYLSDPTFLPSFLNMALLTMFGVATVLVFPLLVARLIYGLSSERAKYIYRLLFLVPIVVPGIASTLMWRGIVYADHGFINETLRAIGLGGLARGWLSDPSSALAAVAFIGFPFAAGINVLIYYAGLTAIPESVNDAAELDGSRGIGKFFRIEVPLLMSQVKLLVILTVIGSVQGFEGMLALTKGGPGFKTMLPGLWMYYNAFSFQRMGYACAIGVVLFALIFVLTLLNMKYVRSAEEITEARA